A stretch of DNA from Melospiza melodia melodia isolate bMelMel2 chromosome Z, bMelMel2.pri, whole genome shotgun sequence:
TGAGATCATCACACTCTTCTGCAAGCCCAGCTTTTCTCTGGAGAAGAGTACAGAGTTCAGCCACGTGACATTTTGGTATCTGAATGAGACCCTGGAGGATTTACTAAACACACTTCctgatttttccagaaaacacCTTTTTACTCCAAATATCTGTATGCACAAGTGTCAGTAGAACCCTGCATATCAGCTTCAGGCTTGTGGTAAATGAGGAGTTAAAATGCTGCTGTAAAGCAATTTTATCTCTGTGTTGGGCTGAGGCTGAAACTGAGTCATGTGTGCATATTTGGATACGTCACACCCTCTTGCTGTAGTAGACAAAGAACAAATTAGTTCCTTACCATAAACCTCATGCTTACAGGATGCTTCTGGAGGACAGATCAATCATTCTTTAGTCCCTTACAGAGGGGGAAAAAGCCCCCACAAAACGTCTCTTGAGATGAACTAGCGCAGCACCATTGTTCAGCTGGCTGGATTTCACACACTACAATGAAGATACTGTTTTTCACTGGACTGCTCTCTTTTACCTCCAGTCTTTGCACTACAGGTGAGTCCTCCTTTCTGTATCTATTCCATCTTTTAGTCAATAACATGGACTTCTTGATAATGCTGTTGCTCTACCAGCTGTGAACATGAAATGAGTTGTACATGCATGTACCAATTATGAAAAACTGTTCCAGGATGTCTCCTTTAAAGCAAATTTTTATTCTTTCACTTCAGTGACACCTTACCTCTGCCAGTCATTTCctagaaagaatttttttaaggGGACTTTCTGCACTTACTGAAGACACATCTTTTATCTAATATTTTTGTAACAATACAATAATTTTAAACCTGCAGTGTCTTGTTTTACAACTTTACAGATGGTGTTATTAGAAGGAAATGCTCAGATGACCATTGTGATAAAAATAACTAAAGGAAATGATCAAATAATAAACCTTCCTAGAATTAAGTGTTTTCAAACCAAGCTCATTTTGAAAAGCTggtatacataaatatatatagacacacatatataatatacatatatatatgtatttatacctATATCTATCCATCTACACACACACCAGACATTGCAGGCACATGTATGACTTTTAATGAGTGATTAAAACCAGTTCTCTGGAGtaaccataaaaaaaaaacctactaaaAGTTATGTAGCCTgctaattattattttaaaacattCTACTGTAAATCTGACAGTGAACATTAATAAAACTATTCTCTTTATTTTATTCAAATATGGAAAGATAAAAAAAGGTTGAAAGATTTTCACCCATATTTCAGTTTCCTTCTGAATTCCAGTTTCATGGTGCATGCTGAAGGTTTTACAATAAGTATTTTTGCATTAAATGCAGCTAAGAAAACTTAAGTGACACAAATACTTGCACAGTTGTTTACTGCACAAAACCTATTTTACAACACATGGCTTTAAAAAGCATTTCGAACACATTTGTGCTTCATGTGAAGATGTCAATGTCTCTACAAATTTCTCAACTAATGACCAAGGAACAGGTGTTAATAAAATAGTATTACTGCTTTTGCCCACATGCTGACAATATTTACTCAGAGATAATTTTCCTGCTGCTTGAAAAGTTTTATTCACTCCCCCGTAAATGACACCTAATACTTGCCCAACCATTTGTTTTCAATTCTTAAAACATTGCCCTTGCTCAGGTATGAGAACCTGAGAAGATCTGGTGTGCACTAGTCAGAAGCTGaagaaaaacaatttcacatgtgAGACCAAAAAAACCAAGGGTAATTTCAGTTTTCTAATTTGAAAGTTTCAGTTTGTCTTAGGCTAGAGAGTGCTTTTTGCAACTTTTGCAATCATTAATTTCGTACATGAAGTGACAAGGATAGTAATGGTGTTTGATCAAGCCCAAACAAAGACTGCTTATATGATGAATGACCAACATTCCTACTACTGGGAAAAACCTCGACTGGTCATAAGCATTACAGAAGTCTCTTATGTTTTTCACCAAAGATTACTGAAAACACTCAAAATGCAGAAAGATGAGCTTACACTACATTAATGATGAATTTTCAAGATTTGGTGTGAAATGATAAATGAAGACTGATGTCTGTACATTTGAACAATAAAAGCAGAGGAGAATATCCCCAAATATTTTAAACTTCTATTGCTTTTCATGTAGAGATGGTTATCTTTCTCTGCTCCTGAGTTACATGGTTAATACAGTAGTTTGTCCTTTTTAACAATTTtcactttgttttatttttaagcttCAGAATTTTCATGGAATGGCTCTGCAATTAAAACAGTGTCTCTTATCAAAACTTTTCGGGGAATTTCAGCGAGAGACTATGATTACATCCCCCCTTATGCTATAGAGGGGGAAACAACAACCATCCATATCAGAGAAAACAAATGCACTTCAAAAAAGTCAAACGACTCCACATTAGCAGAAGTGAGCAACACCACGCTGGAGTACCTCACCAGCTCTCTGAGCACCCAGCTAATACCTGCCGTCTACCTCAGTGCTCTGTTACTGGGTGTGCCTTCTAATGCCATCATTCTGTGGATGCTACTCTTCAGGATCCGCTCCGTGTGCACCGCCGTCCTCTACACAAACCTGGCTGTCTCAGACCTGCTCTTCTGCATCGTACTGCCCTTCAAAATAGCCTACCATGTCAACGGGAACAACTGGGTGTTTGGGGAGACCATGTGTCGGGCGGCCACGGCGGTGTTTTACGGCAACATGTACTGCTCCATTCTGCTGCTCACGTGCATCAGCGTCACCCGCTACCTGGCCATCGTCCACCCCTTCACCTACAAGAGCCTCCCGAAGCGCGCCTACGCCATCGCAGCCTGCGCCGCCGTCTGGGCCGCCGTCTTCCTCTACATGCTCCCGCTCGCCATCATGCAGCAAAGCTATTACGTGAAGCAGCTGGACATTTATACCTGCCACGACGTGCACAGCGCCTGCGAAACTGTGTCCTCCTTCCAGTTCTACTACTACGGGTCCTTGGCTGTATTTGGGTTTTTAATACCGCTCGCAACTATCGTGTTCTGCTATGTCTCGATTATACGAACACTCAAGACTCATGAATGGTTCTGGTATGTCAAAGTCAGTCTTTTGATTCTTACCATCTTTGCTATTTGCTTTGTGCCAAGCAATATTATCCTTATTATCCATCACATCAACTATTACTATTACAACACAGATAGGCTGTATTCTTTTTATCTAATTGCTTTATGTCTTAGCAGCCTAAACAGCTGTCTTGAtcctttcctttattttctgaTGTCAAAAATTAGGAGTCAATCCAATATTTATCTGACAATGGTTAAAATATCCAGggaaaaatgaatttatttctATTACTGGAATTATGGCTTTGTACAGTACTAACACAGACAGCAACAAATCTCAGGTGCGACATTTATACTTCAAGTAAAATGGGACAGAAAACACAATTTCAGTTAAATTTACTTCCTTCCACACAAGGAATATCTCCAAAAAGTCACTCTCCAGCTCTATAACTTTATTACATGTGTTGCAACACCTGTGTACCTAGATTCAGGGAAGCAGCTCTGCACCTCCATTTCCTTCTGAGATCGCTTTCTGGCCATGGAGAAGCTGCCAGATTATCAGGCACCCCAGCTTCTAAATATCAGAAGAGGAGTCAGCCTCCAAAGAGCAATTCTAGGGCAATTCATGACACTTGAAATTAGCTCTCAGCCAACAATCACTGCAGGAACAGTGTTACAAAAACAAGTTTTTGGCCTAGTGGAAATGGGAACAAGCACTTTGTACATGCCAGGGAGCAGTCAAGAGCAAGTACTGCCCAGGATGTTGGAAATACAGAGTCCCCATAGGTTCACAAAACAGTAAGTCTACAGCAGTGGATGCAGAACCTGACTCTTCCAAGGCTACCTCTCCCATGAAGCTGCTTAACCAGCTCTGCACTGGAGACTTGTTCTTCCACTTTGTCAGCGCCTGCACTTCCCTAAGCCACAGGGATTGCTGGGAGCTAACCCTTATCAGTGTGAATCCAGGCATATATTACTCTTGCTTGGTAAGCAAAACAGAGAAGCTATTTTGTAGTCTTCTCTATTTCCACATCCTCACAGGAAATACCTACAGTGTTACAAACACTGCAGCTCGCTACCATTGACTATTAGTAAAACAATGGGTCAATTTTTACCTTTACAGAAACTCAAAACCTACTTATATACTAAGTTTCTAGAAAATTATCTCAGTGGTTGTCATTTTAATTTGTAACTGCAGCATGTAAGTGGGGATAAAAATGTTTTATGTTGTTTTGATAATAGTATTGTAAAAAACCTTTACTTAAATAAACTGAGTTGTACTGGAAAATGCCTCAAGGGAATTTGCAGCCTGGTGAGGGtcccctttttctatttcttctgGTTCTTAATTTAAGTTAGTTTTAATCCTGCCATTCCTTCAACATGCACAAGAACAAATTCTAAAGATAACTCTAAAATAATTCAAATATTACACAACTGTTGAAAATATAAATGAGGTGAACCCAACTAAAACCTCTGTACCTATCACACAAAAAACACTGCAACCAAACATAGTAATTTGATCCATCTGTTTAGCTTTCCAGCTATCCACAAAATGCTCCCTTAAGACAGAGTTTCTCTCTTCACTGGTATCGAATACATTTGCCTTGAAAAGGCTTTCGGAACTGTTAAAAGCTGTGGTTTAAGACTTACAGGACAAAATGAGTTCCAGGTTTGTGTTTTCGGTTTCAAGTAAGGAACAAATAGGTCATATCTGAGATGAGAACCTCAGATTATAAGGACAATGTGTTCTGGCAGATTTGGGTGCAGACTCCCCCAAATCACCACAGCTATGGGGAAGCGACAGCAAGCTGCTTAGAATAAGGGAGTAGGTTTGACACGTATGTTTTTTCAGATGTTGGGGCAGGAAGTTTATAGGGAGACCTATCTGATCCTTGTAAATCAAATACTTCCTTTTACTACTCACTCTTAAAACATGCTAAACACAAATTCTGAGATCTGCTTTATAAACAGGGATcagaaaaagtggaaaatagACTTCAGAAATTGCACTCCCTTTACAattgtgtttggatttttttttttaaggaaatgtcAGTCTAAATCGTATTTTTACCTAAAGAATGGCCATATCTGTGATTGATCTCTGTTAAGAGTAAGTATGCATCTAAGTGTTTCTTTTGGGAGCACTGTGCCTTATTCTCTTCTGAAACAGGAGCAGCACTCTTGTCCACAGAGAAGGTGCTCTAAGTAGTTGCCAAAAGACTGCAAAACCAAAATAGCTCAGAAGAGAAAAGCCAGCAGAAGTCTCTAGGAACATCAAAAGTCTTATAACAAGAAAACTTCAAAGAGACTGTACAATTTTGATGCCAGAATTTGGAAATGCTCATTTGTTTCCTACGAGCACATTCGCACCAGGATAGGAGTAGGCATCAGGTTTGcatctggggagcactggggcagctggcaAGAGCGAGCCAGGGTAGgactgctgtgtcctgcaggtctgtgcCTTGGGGACATCCTGGCTCCCTGTGCATACACATGGCATGTCCTGGGTCAGCACTGTGCACAAACACTGACCCCAGCCCATCCCGGACACGTGAGGTCAGAATGCACAAAACCCTCCTCAGCACACGTGGTGAGAGAGAAGGCTTTTCAGCACTGAGGGCTCAGTGAAACCAGCCCTTACCTGGGAACCCTGGTGAGAATTTGATTTGTGCAAACACCTTTCAAAAGTTCTGACAGCATGGTTTCACAGCAGGTTCCCCGGGTGGGATGACACAAATGCTGGCAGGTTACAAGCCAAAGTTTGCAGACTTTCCCTAGCTCACCATGTTACCTCAGGGACACACTGTGTGAATTTTAATTGTGAATTTTAATTTCCAGACACTGGGCATTTTAAGTGCTGTGCTAGTAGCTTTAGCTAACCGTCAGTCACATCCTGCAAGCTGCTAGGCTGATCTTTGTTTATGCTTCCCTGAGCTGTAATGCTAACCAGGCCACTGCTTTTGGGGGAGCAGATAGCAGCATCCAGCTGAAATAAGTTTAAACTGAAGGCATGTGCAAAACCAGCAGCTTGTTATTGCATGATAAAGCTGCAAAGGAAATATGTACAAAACTCCACTATAATAAAACAACATAAGCAAAATACTTCAAAAGATTTGATAAACAACACCACAGTTGTGACTTCTTTTTGGCAAAACCTCACTTTCCATCCATACTGCCTGATACTGTCCTGTAACTGTATCTTTGTACAAATTCCTAACTGAGAATTGCTGCTGCCTGTATTTTGTAATAGCTGCAGCAACCTAGTAGAATTAAAATGAGATTACAGCAATAGCAAGACATATGCAGAAAATGCCTTAATTTTAATACATTAAGAATTAATCCATTTTGCCAGTAAGAATAAGTTATAGTGCAAAATTACTTAGTGCCAGTTTGCTGTCACTGGCTCATTTACAATCTCACTGGGCAAAGACAATGCAAACATCAGGGgaccagcacagggacacaaaaGCAAGTGAAAGGAATTGACATTTCACTTCTCACAGAGAACAACAGTAAAAATTCTAACCTTGCATTTTTGTGCTTTGGCATGGTGCAAAACATCCTGATAATGCCTTGCATTTACTGGTCTCACATCTTGCAGCTTGGCTGTGGGCAATAGCAGGGCTTCTAGAGTTTTCTCAGGATTTCCTTGGTCAACTGCTTCATTAATGTGTCCAATTGCAATGATTCCTGTGAAACAGAAAAGTTATTTAAGATGCACTTACCAAAGAAAGTTGCAACTTTTCAGATATCACATACAAACAAAGCAGTAACATGAAGAACAGAAAAATCACAAAACAAGAAGCAGAGGCAGCAACAGCAgctgattttaaattatttttgttctTATATTAATTTGATGCTATACAACTTTCCTTCCTACCACAGTTATTGATTTACTTGGATAAAACTCTTCCTAAAAATCAAAATTATCCTTGGCTAAAAGGGAAAACAGATATTTCTATTTTCTGGGAAGAAGCACCTACCTGAAGCTTAAGAAAAAATTAGGTGTCAAATACTTGTATGTTTAACATATTGGCTCACAGTGATGTAAGTTTTATTTTCAAGTGATTTCAGACTACATTAGTTGAAACCCTGATTTGGACGAATACATATATACTGCACTTCCAGCTACAGCATTACATAGCAACTTAACCTCATTTCTTGTAATTTCTCTGGAAATAACCAATCTAACAATACTGACCAGTGGCACTCAGTGCTTCAGTCAGGAAGTAAGGCCAAATGTATTAGGTAAAACCTTAACTCATTTTCTTCAGACTGGGCCCAGCAGTTTCAAATCCATTTCCTCCTGCCCCTAAACAGTACTGAAATGCACTGCTTGTATTCCCTAAAGGGAACCACAGAAAGGCATCAGTCAAGGGTTTCACCATTACCTGTGAGGGATGACATCCCTGCTCCCAGGGGATCGTCCCTCAGCAAGTGTCTCTAGACCCACCAGACCCACCTGGTGAGGTCACAGATCCAGGTCATCATAAGGCTTGGGGAATGAGCAATTTTTCCAAGGTGGTCCAAAAGAGGGACTATGCAGATATGGGACTTGCTTAAAGAAACAGAggcttctctttttcctcttctctctgcCCATCTGGCCTCTCTAAACATTCCCAGGCAGAGGTCAGTGTCActgagagcaagagcagctcttttGGTACTGAAGACTTTCACTGCTGCTGCAAGGTCTGTTCCAACTCCTAACAAGTGCAGAGGTTCAGACAAAAAAGCGACTCTGCCAGTCAAACTGCCCAGCATCCCACCTTGTCAGAGGGTACACAGGGCAAGTAAGCTGTGAGGATCCATGGCAGTCACTGGACTAGATTTAGGAAGCAATTATCCACCCAGTTTTAGAAATTCTGCAATATAAAATTTCCTTTACCAGTATGAAGCAGCAGCATGCAGGACACTAATGGCCGTccaggaagagcaggagcagcctgtgtctgacaaaggctctcaaaGTGCACTGAGACTGCTTCCAAAATGGGCAGGCAGTCTGAAAGCTGCCTCTTCCTGCTCCAGCAAATTTGGCATAACTTGATAGCCTCAAATTTCTACATACAGTGGAAGAATTCGGTGCTTTAGCTTTTTTGAGGTCCAAATGACCAGCTATCACATTTAATATAACACCACCCTCTTATGGCAAAACAGTTACCTTCAACTTCAAAAATAAACTCTAAATCCATTCACTTGAGAACACATGGGCATAAGAATCTACTTGTCTGACAGGAAATCAAGTTACCCAAAAGGAGAGCAAGACAGATATTTGCATTGTCTAACTGCTTACTGAGTCCATTGTGAATAACAATCACTTGGAATAATTTACACATTAAAACACACTTTTCAATGGAACACCACTTGTAATTTCCTCCTCTATCTCCCAATATGCTCTTTTCTTACAACTGCAAAATCCCCACAGTGAGACCATCCAGGGCTGGCAGATACTGCCAAGCAGGCAGAACAACAGCATTTTTAACAGTGCAGAAGGCAGGCACCCTGTGATATCCTTCAGTTGTCTAAAACAAACAGGAATATTTCAAGGGCAGTCAAAGATCATCAGGTTTTCAAAAATTTTAAATGCTCTTCTCTTTTCAGGAGTGTCTGAAGGAGGCCACTCAGTTCATAAATTTACATACCAAAAGCCTGACTATGACCTCTGCAGGCAATGTGGAGGAAGAATTACttactttcattttcttcttgaaTTTGCATATTAACCATGTCAATGCAGTTCTGGATATCATTCCAGCTTAAATAATCTTGGCCTTGAGATGAAGCCTCTGACTTAATAGACAATAGTGTATCAGCATAACTATAAGAAGATATAAAATACATAAGTGTATTTCATATATAAGATAAAGTGCCATAAAGAATTAGTCAGATGTGTCATCCATCATTTAGTGACTAGTATTTTTTTTCCAATGACTCAATTTCAGACAAACTCAGCTCTTGGCAGAAATGATACAGACATGCAAGCTGCCTGTTCTACACATGCAATTCAGGATCTGAAGAAATGGCCCTGTAATTCAGAGAACTTTTCTTGGTTCTACGGCATGATGACAATACATACAACTTGCTATGTGGTGCAACAGAAATGTGGGGGAAATGAGTCAGCTTCTTGCTCTAGAAAGCTACTGTTGCCTTCTTGACACTAATTCAAAGATCAGAATTACAGTCAGTAGTATCAGATAGTAGCATCTCCTGCTATCTCCATGAGGAAGATGATGAACCATGGGCAAgggactaaaaaaaaaattatgcccCTCTTCCCACAGCTCAAAATCATCCAAGCACAGACTCTATAGCCTGTGTCTACTTTTCCTAGAAAGCTCACCAATCAGATGAGCTTCATAGTACTCAACACTTCCACTACTTCACAGTAGTGCAAATTCACATGTATATAAGTTAAATAATTCTCGTATTCCCAAATCAAGCATAGAACTACTACAGTATCTCAGATAAAATACGTATCTTCTATTTCCATCAGAAGCCTGAGGAATGAATGCctggcagaaaataaaaaaataggagAGATTCATAATTTCCTAATCTGATTTGTCTTTCCAGCATCTAGTAGCCTGTGTTTAAGGGTTTCTGGAGCTGGAGTCTGTGTATCACTTTAATTGCAAACAAGTCTACACGCCGTTAATTTACCTGCTCTATTTTAAAATCTTATGAATTATTGAGGAATTAGCCCTACTATGGGTTTTGTGAGATgacagctttttaaaatttatatttgaTAGGTCCAATATTTACTTTATTAAAttctcaaaaatccccaaacaactaGAGCTACTAGAATCTGATTCTAGTAACCTTCTTCACAACATTCACAGTTTTGGAGACATATTTCCCCTAAATTCTCTCTTCAAGAAAACACAATCCAAACAAGTCCATCTCTTCTGATAGAAAGCCATTGGACAGCATCTTCCTCAATGAAATTTTTCTAGTTCTACTCTATTTCTTCTGGTACTGTGCAAGTCAAAGCTTCCTGCGATATTCAACGTATGGTTGACAGCACAGGTTAACATAATGGCATAACAACAATTTATTTAGTTGTCAAGTCCAGCTAATTCCTACCTGCTTGATCTGTGTTCACTGACAGTGTAATGTAAAGATTGGGTCAGTAACATTACCAGAAATGCTGCACTTGGGACACTTTGGGGCCATTCCTGTTTATTTCTAACATTGCTTCTCTTGCTCACAAGCACTACCTTACATCAGCAGGGGCAAAGTAGCAGATTAG
This window harbors:
- the F2RL2 gene encoding proteinase-activated receptor 3 isoform X1 yields the protein MKILFFTGLLSFTSSLCTTASEFSWNGSAIKTVSLIKTFRGISARDYDYIPPYAIEGETTTIHIRENKCTSKKSNDSTLAEVSNTTLEYLTSSLSTQLIPAVYLSALLLGVPSNAIILWMLLFRIRSVCTAVLYTNLAVSDLLFCIVLPFKIAYHVNGNNWVFGETMCRAATAVFYGNMYCSILLLTCISVTRYLAIVHPFTYKSLPKRAYAIAACAAVWAAVFLYMLPLAIMQQSYYVKQLDIYTCHDVHSACETVSSFQFYYYGSLAVFGFLIPLATIVFCYVSIIRTLKTHEWFWYVKVSLLILTIFAICFVPSNIILIIHHINYYYYNTDRLYSFYLIALCLSSLNSCLDPFLYFLMSKIRSQSNIYLTMVKISREK
- the F2RL2 gene encoding proteinase-activated receptor 3 isoform X2, whose amino-acid sequence is MKILFFTGLLSFTSSLCTTASEFSWNGSAIKTVSLIKTFRGISARDYDYIPPYAIEGETTTIHIRENKCTSKKSNDSTLAEVSNTTLEYLTSSLSTQLIPAVYLSALLLGVPSNAIILWMLLFRIRSVCTAVLYTNLAVSDLLFCIVLPFKIAYHVNGNNWVFGETMCRAATAVFYGNMYCSILLLTCISVTRYLAIVHPFTYKSLPKRAYAIAACAAVWAAVFLYMLPLAIMQQSYYVKQLDIYTCHDVHSACETVSSFQFYYYGSLAVFGFLIPLATIVFCYVSIIRTLKTHEWF